A genomic segment from Fibrobacter sp. UWR4 encodes:
- a CDS encoding DUF6544 family protein — protein sequence MKIIICIAVAAIVLSAVVWFKIPYSPLKTDFSNDNIVLKEKSVLYRSDEVFKESDFAAMPSAIQKYIGNAGYIGTPKMNSLHMEYLDVDFKQGKNGPNLKIDYIQNNYVKEHARMAMILSSMFGIPFQGYDYYSNGVGGMKGVIAKLLTLFDQRGHEMDVACLATFLAESVFFPSVLLQDYISLEEVNDHQVRATITFRDQKASGIFTFNEKYEMTSFTTKDRAVVNTDGTTEYVPWTAACDNYITGADGIKRPTTFKAIWNYTDGDFVYFDGQISKIDYE from the coding sequence TTATCATTTGCATTGCTGTTGCGGCCATTGTACTATCCGCAGTTGTCTGGTTTAAAATTCCCTATTCTCCACTGAAAACAGATTTTTCTAACGACAACATCGTACTCAAGGAAAAATCTGTTTTGTACAGGAGTGATGAAGTTTTTAAGGAATCCGATTTTGCAGCCATGCCTTCTGCCATCCAGAAATACATCGGCAATGCTGGCTACATCGGTACCCCAAAAATGAACTCCTTGCACATGGAGTACCTTGACGTAGATTTCAAGCAGGGCAAGAACGGTCCTAACTTGAAAATCGATTATATCCAGAACAACTACGTCAAAGAACATGCAAGAATGGCCATGATTTTAAGCAGTATGTTTGGTATTCCGTTCCAAGGTTACGATTACTACAGCAATGGCGTCGGAGGAATGAAGGGCGTCATCGCAAAACTTTTGACGTTGTTTGACCAAAGAGGCCATGAAATGGACGTGGCCTGCTTGGCAACATTCCTCGCAGAAAGTGTATTCTTTCCTAGCGTCTTGCTGCAAGACTACATCAGCCTGGAAGAAGTCAATGACCATCAGGTTCGTGCCACCATTACGTTTCGCGACCAAAAAGCATCCGGCATTTTCACATTCAACGAAAAGTACGAAATGACTTCCTTCACTACAAAGGATCGCGCCGTAGTCAACACCGACGGAACTACGGAATATGTTCCTTGGACCGCAGCCTGCGACAACTACATTACGGGTGCAGACGGAATCAAGCGTCCAACCACATTCAAAGCCATTTGGAATTACACCGATGGCGATTTTGTCTACTTTGACGGTCAAATCTCAAAGATTGATTACGAATAA
- a CDS encoding MFS transporter: protein MNESVEKPALWTRNFVTCAAANFLLFFSFYQLLPVLPLYIFEKFQTDNATAGIIISLYTIGALCCRPFAGFLVDSLSRKPLYFWTFFAFTLCFVGYWALGLLPLLAVVRFMHGVFFGISTTASNTVAIDALPSSRRGEGIGYFGISVNLAFATGPMTGMFLYEGLGSNMVFAISIALCVIGLILVKTLQVKPKEKKPHAPLSLDRFFLTKAIPQFLNFIFVGFAYGPVTNYIALYAKELGIGGSGWFYALIAAGLIMNRVLTGRLIDRGWLTRLVGMGMTLNVLAYLLLTYCGELGAILPGGPALPFFISSFMIGTSLGLIFPGYQTMCVNLARHDQRGTANSTYLSGWDIGIGSGILVGGSMAQHFGMHQQVFLACVVALFVADIMYLCYTSKHYHKNKLEGN, encoded by the coding sequence ATGAACGAGAGTGTAGAAAAGCCCGCACTTTGGACACGCAATTTTGTAACCTGCGCGGCTGCGAACTTTTTGCTATTCTTTAGTTTCTACCAGCTATTGCCCGTTTTACCGCTGTACATTTTTGAAAAGTTCCAGACGGATAACGCCACTGCGGGCATTATCATTTCGTTGTATACCATCGGAGCTTTGTGCTGTAGGCCTTTCGCCGGATTTCTGGTGGATAGTCTCAGCCGTAAGCCCCTTTACTTCTGGACATTTTTCGCATTCACCTTGTGCTTTGTAGGGTACTGGGCCTTAGGTCTCTTGCCCTTACTTGCCGTAGTCCGCTTTATGCACGGCGTATTCTTCGGGATTTCTACCACAGCCAGCAACACGGTGGCAATCGATGCACTCCCCAGCAGCCGTCGCGGCGAAGGCATCGGCTATTTTGGCATTAGCGTGAATTTGGCCTTTGCCACAGGCCCTATGACCGGCATGTTCTTGTACGAAGGATTGGGCAGTAACATGGTATTCGCCATATCCATTGCGCTTTGCGTTATTGGCTTGATACTGGTGAAGACTTTGCAGGTAAAGCCTAAAGAGAAAAAGCCTCACGCCCCGTTATCCCTGGACCGTTTCTTCTTGACAAAAGCAATTCCCCAATTTTTGAATTTCATTTTCGTGGGATTCGCCTACGGTCCGGTGACCAACTACATTGCCTTGTATGCGAAAGAACTTGGTATCGGCGGCAGTGGATGGTTCTATGCGCTCATCGCCGCGGGTCTGATCATGAACCGTGTCCTGACGGGGCGTCTCATTGACCGGGGCTGGCTTACTCGCCTTGTAGGCATGGGCATGACGCTCAACGTTCTGGCCTACCTGCTGTTGACTTACTGCGGCGAGCTGGGAGCAATTCTCCCCGGTGGCCCCGCCCTCCCCTTCTTTATTTCTTCCTTTATGATCGGCACAAGCCTTGGATTGATTTTCCCGGGTTACCAGACCATGTGCGTGAACCTGGCAAGGCACGACCAGCGTGGAACCGCCAACAGCACCTACCTGAGCGGTTGGGATATTGGCATTGGTTCAGGCATTCTTGTTGGCGGCTCCATGGCCCAGCACTTCGGGATGCATCAGCAAGTATTCTTGGCATGCGTCGTGGCGTTGTTCGTTGCAGACATCATGTATTTATGTTATACTAGTAAGCACTACCACAAGAACAAACTAGAAGGGAATTGA
- a CDS encoding MBL fold metallo-hydrolase — protein MIKRFALGAALALTITACEKQEVAQQNSQTQAESAAEGIAAKAVTKTITLADGSTVTWIQDNAGEKMNPRELFSDASDSLYNSMNLPNGVPASVSTYLLKTEGEYILFDAGLGAFGGQMLAHLNELGVSPDSVKKVYLTHLHVDHINGLVAQSDKGMEKVFKNAEVYVGSVEKDAWMNMEKNDLQKAILGVYNDKLKLFAFGDTLPHNVIAMDAVGHTPGHTVFQKGELLVIGDLMHGYALQIEHPEINSNYDMDKEKSIESRKKILAYAKANNLTMAGMHLPPPGFAK, from the coding sequence ATGATTAAACGCTTTGCTCTAGGTGCCGCATTAGCACTTACAATTACCGCTTGCGAAAAGCAGGAAGTCGCCCAGCAGAATTCTCAAACTCAAGCGGAAAGTGCTGCAGAAGGTATTGCAGCCAAGGCAGTCACCAAGACTATTACTCTGGCCGATGGTTCCACCGTCACCTGGATTCAGGACAACGCAGGGGAAAAAATGAACCCTCGCGAACTGTTCAGCGACGCAAGCGATTCCCTCTATAATTCCATGAACTTGCCTAACGGCGTTCCCGCTTCTGTCAGTACCTATCTGCTGAAGACCGAAGGCGAATACATACTGTTTGACGCAGGCCTTGGGGCATTCGGCGGCCAGATGCTCGCCCACCTAAATGAACTGGGAGTAAGCCCCGACTCTGTCAAGAAAGTCTATCTCACGCACCTGCACGTGGACCACATCAACGGCTTGGTGGCACAAAGCGATAAGGGTATGGAAAAGGTGTTCAAGAATGCGGAAGTCTACGTAGGTTCCGTTGAAAAGGACGCCTGGATGAACATGGAAAAGAATGACCTGCAAAAGGCCATTCTTGGCGTCTATAACGACAAGCTGAAGCTGTTCGCCTTCGGGGACACGCTCCCCCACAATGTTATCGCCATGGATGCCGTGGGCCACACTCCGGGCCACACCGTTTTCCAGAAGGGCGAACTTCTGGTCATTGGCGATCTGATGCACGGATACGCCCTGCAAATTGAACATCCAGAAATCAATTCCAACTACGACATGGATAAGGAAAAGTCCATTGAATCTCGCAAGAAGATTCTCGCCTACGCCAAGGCAAACAACCTGACCATGGCCGGCATGCACCTGCCTCCTCCGGGATTTGCGAAGTAA